One Sinobacterium caligoides genomic window carries:
- a CDS encoding BspA family leucine-rich repeat surface protein, whose amino-acid sequence MAVRESLLSVVVIFSSTFCMSSLAVQSSPVVQSSSISQSAPTELSSSAELSYPGGLTTVSELETVFCQDKRVGTTFESAGNKYLVVDNKTIKTKLDALKSGEVRFCTSHVTAMDAVFSYSEGFNQPIGDWDTSHVTTMTYMFNYAKAFNQPIGHWDTSKVEDMQSMFTGAIAFNQPIGGWDTSSVTSMFDMFHKAHVFNQPIGDWDTSHVESMASMFSEAKMINQPLGSWDTGRVRDMSAMFSYARSFNNSLASWNTSNVQNMEKMFRGAYVFNQPIDTWDTSNVKKMSYMFASAEGFNQPIGSWDVSNVGTMESMFERAISFNQPIGAWDTSSVKSMRSMFFYAEEFNQSIGRWDTSSVSNMKSMFSRTRVFNQPIGAWNTSKVTDMNSMFFYAQAFNQPLSHWDTSSVNDMGSMFKNAESFNGSLANWNTSGVKSMGYMFKNAYVFNQPIANWDVSHVTDMSYMFGGAQMFNQPVGEWNTSNVVSMAYMFGGVEEFNQPVGKWDTSRVTDMESMFSSSKSFNQPIGSWNTANVVNMERMFADTGAFNQPIGSWDTSNVVRMGWMFSRAKSFNQPLTAWRLNSLGYYSGFDYDSLLSADNKPDFTGRFVTNSAVKAYYEKYLSKDKAKHKAFAQSSSGEWAWRSDRITEQQARKDALESCQESNLKHELEQPCKVVSVDGKWLDD is encoded by the coding sequence ATGGCAGTAAGAGAGTCACTTTTATCCGTAGTGGTGATTTTTTCTAGTACTTTTTGCATGTCTTCTCTTGCAGTACAGTCATCACCAGTAGTGCAGTCTTCTTCTATTTCTCAGTCTGCCCCTACCGAGCTGTCTTCCTCTGCTGAGCTGTCTTATCCGGGGGGACTTACTACTGTAAGTGAGCTTGAGACTGTCTTTTGTCAGGATAAGCGCGTCGGAACAACCTTTGAGAGCGCGGGTAATAAGTATTTAGTCGTCGATAACAAAACAATAAAAACAAAGCTTGATGCATTAAAATCCGGCGAAGTTCGTTTTTGTACGTCACATGTTACCGCTATGGACGCTGTATTTAGCTACTCAGAAGGCTTTAATCAGCCAATCGGTGATTGGGATACATCCCATGTGACGACGATGACGTATATGTTTAATTACGCGAAGGCATTTAATCAGCCGATAGGTCATTGGGATACCTCCAAAGTCGAAGACATGCAATCGATGTTTACCGGTGCTATCGCCTTTAATCAGCCTATAGGCGGCTGGGATACCTCTAGTGTTACTTCTATGTTTGATATGTTTCATAAAGCTCACGTATTCAATCAGCCAATAGGTGATTGGGATACCTCTCACGTTGAGAGTATGGCGTCGATGTTTAGTGAGGCCAAGATGATTAACCAACCGCTTGGCAGCTGGGATACTGGGCGTGTAAGAGATATGAGCGCGATGTTTAGCTATGCCAGGTCTTTTAATAACTCGCTTGCTAGCTGGAATACCTCTAATGTTCAAAATATGGAGAAGATGTTTAGGGGGGCGTATGTGTTTAATCAGCCGATTGACACCTGGGACACGTCTAACGTTAAAAAAATGTCGTATATGTTTGCTTCTGCAGAGGGGTTTAACCAGCCGATAGGCAGTTGGGATGTGTCTAATGTTGGCACGATGGAAAGCATGTTTGAGCGTGCAATATCATTCAATCAGCCAATTGGAGCCTGGGATACCTCTAGTGTTAAAAGCATGCGTTCAATGTTTTTTTATGCAGAAGAGTTTAATCAGTCGATCGGACGGTGGGATACTTCAAGCGTTAGCAACATGAAAAGCATGTTTAGCCGGACGAGGGTGTTCAATCAGCCGATTGGTGCTTGGAATACCTCGAAAGTAACCGATATGAACTCCATGTTCTTTTACGCCCAGGCTTTCAACCAACCGCTCAGTCATTGGGATACATCCAGCGTAAACGATATGGGGTCGATGTTTAAAAACGCAGAATCCTTTAACGGTTCGCTTGCTAATTGGAATACGTCTGGTGTTAAATCAATGGGTTATATGTTTAAGAATGCGTATGTCTTTAATCAACCCATAGCAAACTGGGATGTATCACATGTTACAGATATGTCGTATATGTTTGGTGGTGCACAGATGTTTAATCAACCCGTTGGTGAGTGGAACACCTCTAATGTGGTAAGTATGGCGTATATGTTTGGCGGCGTTGAAGAGTTTAATCAGCCGGTTGGTAAATGGGATACCTCTAGAGTGACGGATATGGAGTCAATGTTTAGCTCCTCTAAATCTTTTAATCAGCCTATTGGCAGTTGGAATACAGCTAACGTGGTTAATATGGAGAGAATGTTTGCTGATACAGGCGCCTTTAATCAGCCAATAGGGAGCTGGGATACTTCTAACGTCGTTCGTATGGGGTGGATGTTTTCTCGGGCAAAAAGCTTTAATCAGCCATTAACCGCTTGGCGCCTTAACAGTCTTGGATATTATTCTGGTTTTGATTATGACAGCCTTCTATCAGCAGATAATAAGCCAGACTTTACAGGGCGGTTTGTGACAAACAGTGCTGTGAAGGCTTATTATGAAAAATATCTATCAAAAGACAAGGCTAAGCATAAGGCCTTTGCTCAGTCTTCAAGTGGTGAATGGGCTTGGCGTTCAGACCGAATAACAGAGCAGCAGGCAAGAAAAGATGCGCTGGAATCATGTCAAGAATCAAATTTGAAGCATGAGCTTGAGCAGCCTTGCAAGGTAGTTAGTGTCGATGGTAAATGGCTGGATGATTAA
- a CDS encoding ParB/RepB/Spo0J family partition protein has translation MSKIKLNLDDLAAKPTALGRKAKKSHSETAVAENGVRKIHHNELVAWKHANRPESEYGDLAELGRSLTEKQLQNIGVRELAKPKGKVKYEVFYGRRRWLAARAHDISLDCLVVPASTTDAECFAMQHTENSQTEDVSIWAQIVSYDQALKAGVYKNQAALASSLNIDRKTLNRNMVFTKLSARLNKIIKSFSNTSVKVAQTLVAEEQSALERDDRPNFYAVIEELAEDIRAGKVTPAVIKRALHTHGSNPQAAKPAMKTEHFVLSYQGKKPKIEFSKEAAKAIEANQKKFAKGLEALLKSCQ, from the coding sequence ATGAGCAAGATAAAGCTAAATTTAGATGATTTAGCAGCGAAGCCAACAGCACTAGGTCGCAAAGCTAAAAAGTCTCACAGTGAGACAGCCGTGGCCGAGAACGGCGTCAGAAAAATTCATCACAATGAGCTGGTGGCATGGAAACACGCTAACAGGCCGGAGTCGGAATACGGTGATCTTGCAGAACTGGGGCGCAGCCTGACAGAGAAGCAGCTACAGAACATAGGCGTACGCGAGTTGGCTAAGCCCAAGGGCAAGGTGAAGTACGAGGTGTTTTACGGTCGGCGCCGTTGGTTAGCGGCTAGGGCGCATGATATTAGTCTCGATTGTTTGGTTGTGCCAGCTTCGACGACGGATGCAGAATGTTTTGCCATGCAGCATACTGAGAATAGCCAGACTGAGGATGTGTCGATTTGGGCGCAGATTGTCAGCTACGATCAGGCACTGAAGGCCGGCGTCTATAAAAATCAGGCGGCTCTCGCCAGCAGTTTGAACATTGACCGTAAGACGCTTAATCGCAATATGGTTTTTACCAAGCTATCGGCGCGACTAAATAAGATCATTAAAAGCTTTAGCAACACCAGTGTCAAAGTGGCGCAGACACTGGTCGCAGAAGAGCAGTCGGCATTAGAGCGTGATGATCGCCCCAATTTTTATGCGGTTATCGAAGAGTTGGCCGAAGACATTCGTGCTGGTAAGGTTACCCCCGCAGTCATTAAGCGGGCTTTGCATACACATGGCAGTAACCCGCAGGCAGCGAAGCCAGCAATGAAGACGGAGCACTTTGTACTATCTTACCAGGGAAAAAAGCCGAAAATAGAGTTTTCAAAAGAGGCAGCTAAGGCGATAGAGGCTAATCAGAAGAAGTTTGCCAAAGGATTAGAGGCGTTGCTGAAGAGTTGTCAGTAA
- a CDS encoding AAA family ATPase, producing the protein MSKSKKNTLKNTAEMFKSFAQVGIDELTETRQRILGANLFRMPRTWRLKEAAEILAITEDELREIVAGSATKSFSLDQLNAIRDHLGTGFKRPRKSRAHVVAIQNFKGGVGKSITTVNLAQYAAIKGLKILVWDLDPQASTTLNLGNLVPDSELSLEDVPVNAILNDPSDLPIRRSYFPGVDLMPSNGMMQELEQDLLLPEVNNEKSLGNWATRLRNITETLRDDYDLIIFDCPPNMGCLTTNAIIAANVLLSPVPPRSLDRASFTMLCLSLGSLFETLGSNLDMFKIIPTQHDGKPESQIQEIRMREMYGAFVTENAVMSSSAIETASKNFSSIYERAPRGRKPTYDRALLACNAVNEELLQEMFKLWGVK; encoded by the coding sequence ATGTCTAAGAGTAAAAAAAATACACTTAAAAACACGGCTGAAATGTTTAAGAGCTTTGCTCAGGTCGGTATTGATGAGCTAACTGAGACTCGCCAACGCATTCTCGGTGCTAACCTTTTTCGTATGCCTCGCACGTGGCGTTTGAAAGAGGCTGCAGAGATTCTGGCGATAACTGAGGATGAGTTGCGTGAGATCGTCGCGGGCTCAGCAACCAAGTCGTTTTCGCTAGATCAGCTCAATGCTATTCGCGATCATCTTGGTACGGGCTTTAAGCGTCCACGTAAAAGCCGTGCTCATGTCGTCGCGATACAGAACTTCAAAGGCGGTGTCGGTAAGTCGATTACCACCGTCAATCTGGCGCAGTATGCGGCGATCAAGGGGCTTAAAATCCTAGTGTGGGACCTAGACCCTCAGGCCAGTACCACGTTGAACTTGGGCAACCTGGTGCCTGATTCCGAGTTGTCGTTAGAGGATGTGCCGGTCAACGCCATTCTTAATGATCCTAGCGATTTGCCGATTAGACGCTCCTATTTCCCTGGCGTCGACTTAATGCCCTCTAACGGCATGATGCAGGAGCTAGAGCAAGACCTGTTATTGCCTGAGGTGAACAACGAGAAGAGCCTGGGTAACTGGGCGACGCGTTTGCGTAATATCACCGAGACATTGCGCGATGATTACGACCTTATTATCTTCGACTGCCCGCCTAATATGGGCTGTCTAACGACCAATGCCATTATCGCCGCCAACGTATTGCTGTCGCCAGTGCCGCCGCGCTCTTTAGATCGGGCCTCGTTTACCATGCTGTGCTTGTCCCTCGGCTCGCTGTTCGAGACCCTAGGCAGCAACCTCGATATGTTTAAGATTATTCCGACGCAGCACGATGGTAAGCCAGAGTCACAGATTCAAGAGATTCGCATGCGTGAGATGTACGGTGCCTTTGTTACAGAGAATGCGGTGATGTCATCATCGGCTATCGAGACTGCGAGTAAAAATTTCAGCTCTATCTACGAAAGAGCACCACGGGGGAGGAAGCCGACTTACGACCGAGCGTTGCTGGCTTGCAATGCGGTTAACGAAGAGTTGCTGCAAGAGATGTTCAAATTGTGGGGAGTGAAGTAG
- a CDS encoding YgjV family protein gives MFGLTNFELSQCLITVAIGFDIMSFQFKRREAILACLTVSVVFISVHFYLLGNMTAALLVSASILRNLVSIFSTSKYTMSFFVALSSAVTALTYSGILSIVALLGTSIQTVAAFSKTDKRVRILMMIGTSVWLAHNYFAGSPAAVLMETIFLSSNIIAYYRFYIREARAAINNRAVISD, from the coding sequence ATGTTTGGTTTAACTAATTTTGAGTTGTCACAGTGCCTAATCACTGTGGCCATCGGCTTCGATATCATGTCTTTTCAGTTTAAAAGACGAGAGGCGATACTGGCCTGTTTAACGGTATCGGTCGTCTTTATATCGGTTCACTTTTATCTGCTGGGTAATATGACCGCCGCTTTGCTGGTTTCCGCATCGATCCTCAGGAACTTGGTGAGCATCTTCAGTACCTCAAAATACACCATGAGTTTTTTTGTTGCGCTAAGCTCTGCGGTAACAGCGCTCACCTATTCTGGCATTTTAAGCATTGTTGCCTTGCTGGGAACGTCAATTCAAACGGTCGCCGCCTTCTCAAAAACAGATAAGCGGGTGCGGATATTAATGATGATTGGGACAAGTGTTTGGTTGGCCCATAATTACTTTGCAGGTTCCCCCGCAGCTGTGCTGATGGAAACGATCTTCTTGTCGAGCAATATCATCGCTTATTATCGTTTCTATATCCGAGAGGCTCGGGCGGCAATCAATAATCGTGCTGTCATATCAGATTAG